The following coding sequences lie in one Apium graveolens cultivar Ventura chromosome 1, ASM990537v1, whole genome shotgun sequence genomic window:
- the LOC141659158 gene encoding uncharacterized protein LOC141659158, which translates to MAALVGGVILKLLQHMNTDLKVGGEYRSSLLQVISIVPALSGSQLFENNGFYLKVSDSSHATYVSLPHQDFDLILSDKIQLGQFIHVEKFEASSPVPIIRGVRPVPGRHPCVGTPEEIIATHSLGFLDNNAIVSKCIDKAKSPRKESIIDDVGVINNNSKASIIKEEQVVKEKPSLVRSKSQLSKIVVSSVEKKDGWLKKSSDSRSIPSSPSSCYSLPNSFEKFHNGIKQQGKIKGLERAMGRLASGGKASSVSNASPTTKNSGVGHTMKKFIEGIELGPKGLRRSWEGNLDMKGRESPRLSVSKHDVKPETRSPSVPRRSTSERLPSKEESKVLKSSKSAKEEDKVQMSTKRVTPNGEFCSPDKLVKQKTSAKSKSPGDTANHGLPGNLVKISFSNKKLTDGSASWRSLPSSLAKLGKEVLRHRDIAQQAAIEAMQEASAAESVLRCLSTYSELTSSAKEDNPQPAVEQFLTLHSSLNSVNQIVGSLSKTIVVGSSPEPEENPSEEAIKITSERRKQAASWVHAAVGTNLSSFSVFSKQATSTAAACTTFPSPKPSPEYQPILLLENSSKSGSTKSQGKSRQAVSSKINNGQKVKTPPPPLPVVEWSRGKGLDEAVDLAEMLRVESQDWFLGFVERFLDAEIDVLNLSDNAQISGMLTQLKSVNDWLDGIGSSKDETEMPNISPETIDRIRKKIYDYLLTHVESAAAALGGGSQSSPTTEIKAKK; encoded by the exons ATGGCTGCTTTGGTTGGTGGAGTTATTTTGAAGCTTCTTCAGCATATGAATACAGATTTGAAAGTAGGTGGTGAGTACAGATCATCTCTACTGCAAGTTATCAGCATTGTTCCTGCATTATCTGGCTCTCAACTTTTCGAAAACAATGGCTTTTATCTTAAGGTATCAGACTCTTCTCATGCTACTTATGTTTCTTTACCTCATCAGGATTTTGATCTTATTCTTAGTGACAAGATTCAATTGGGTCAATTTATTCATGTCGAAAAGTTTGAAGCATCCTCTCCTGTTCCCATTATTCGTGGCGTTAGGCCTGTTCCGGGACGCCATCCTTGTGTTGGGACTCCTGAGGAAATAATTGCCACTCATTCATTAGGCTTTCTTGATAATAATGCTATTGTTTCTAAATGTATTGATAAAGCTAAATCACCTCGTAAAGAATCCATTATTGATGATGTTGGTGTGATTAATAATAATAGCAAAGCTAGTATTATTAAGGAGGAACAAGTGGTTAAGGAAAAACCGTCTTTGGTAAGATCTAAGTCTCAATTGTCAAAGATCGTTGTGAGTTCAGTTGAGAAGAAGGATGGATGGCTTAAAAAGTCATCAGATTCACGATCAATCCCTTCGTCTCCATCTAGTTGTTATTCGTTACCAAATTCTTTTGAGAAGTTTCATAATGGGATTAAGCAGCAGGGAAAGATCAAGGGGTTGGAGAGGGCAATGGGTAGATTGGCATCGGGAGGAAAGGCGAGTTCAGTTTCCAATGCAAGTCCAACGACAAAGAATTCTGGGGTAGGCCACACAATGAAGAAGTTTATTGAGGGAATTGAGTTAGGGCCTAAAGGATTGAGAAGGAGTTGGGAAGGAAATCTTGATATGAAAGGCAGAGAAAGTCCTAGATTGAGTGTTAGTAAGCATGACGTGAAGCCAGAAACACGGAGTCCTTCT GTGCCAAGAAGATCGACAAGTGAAAGGTTGCCATCTAAAGAGGAGAGCAAGGTACTGAAGTCTTCAAAGTCAGCCAAAGAGGAAGATAAGGTCCAGATGTCTACAAAGAGAGTTACGCCAAATGGAGAATTCTGTAGTCCTGACAAGTTGGTAAAGCAGAAAACATCTGCCAAGAGTAAGTCACCAGGTGACACTGCAAATCATGGATTACCAGGAAATTTGGTGAAAATTTCTTTTAGCAATAAAAAGTTGACAGATGGAAGTGCTTCGTGGAGGTCACTTCCATCCTCCCTTGCAAAGCTTGGAAAG GAAGTTCTTAGGCACAGAGATATTGCACAACAAGCTGCCATTGAGGCAATGCAAGAAGCATCAGCTGCAGAGAGTGTACTCCGTTGTTTAAG TACATATTCTGAGCTAACTTCATCGGCAAAAGAGGATAATCCGCAACCTGCTGTGGAGCAATTCTTGACTTTACACTCTTCCTTGAACAGCGTCAATCAGATTGTTGGGTCCTTGTCTAAAACTATAGTAGTTGGTTCATCTCCTGAACCGGAGGAAAACCCATCAGAAGAAGCAATAAAGATCACGTCTGAAAGACGCAAACAAGCAGCTTCATGGGTCCATGCTGCTGTAGGCACCAATTTATCATCCTTCTCAGTATTTAGCAAACAAGCCACATCAACTGCAGCTGCATGTACAACATTTCCAAGCCCAAAACCTTCCCCTGAATATCAACCTATATTACTGCTTGAGAACTCAAGTAAGAGTGGTTCGACAAAATCCCAAGGCAAGTCCCGACAAGCAGTGAGCTCTAAgattaataatggtcagaaaGTGAAGACACCACCTCCACCTTTGCCTGTGGTAGAATGGAGCAGAGGGAAGGGTCTAGATGAGGCTGTAGATCTGGCTGAAATGCTGCGAGTTGAATCACAGGATTGGTTTTTAGGATTCGTCGAAAGGTTCTTGGATGCAGAAATAGATGTTTTGAATTTATCAGATAACGCTCAAATATCTGGCATGTTGACTCAGCTTAAGAGTGTAAATGATTGGTTGGACGGAATCGGATCAAGTAAGGATGAAACGGAGATGCCAAATATCTCTCCGGAGACAATTGACAGGATAAGAAAGAAGATCTATGACTACCTTCTTACACACGTGGAATCTGCTGCTGCTGCACTGGGTGGTGGCTCCCAATCATCACCGACAACGGAAATAAAAgcaaaaaaatga
- the LOC141724769 gene encoding uncharacterized protein LOC141724769 produces the protein MAKPLRREPEKRDKNQYCRFHGDVGHDLDDCRQLKDEIKYLIRTEKFGRFTKGEEAEGLNRDNNQRDNDRRGNDRDRNPQPQGLLISMITGGPTTAGTIKNSRKAYAREVMSIVGDIPKRSKMKMTLEFGDPGLEGLKFPQDDPLVIIPIIVNCPVKRVLVDNGAFVDSLFHDSFLRMGYNDSQFDTPIYKFNGVECQFEGVIQLPMTIGEEPSEATQMLNFQVVKVTSTYDAIHGRIGIHSFKAVPLTYHTVLKFLTKNGVREKLEDHKMAQSYYVAALRPDGIGGGG, from the coding sequence ATGGCGAAGCCACTAAGGAGAGAGCCCGAGAAAAGAGACAAGAACCAATATTGTAGGTTTCATGGAGATGTGGGTCATGACCTTGACGATTGCAGACAACTCAAGGACGAGATCAAGTATCTCATCCGAACAGAAAAGTTTGGGCGGTTCACCAAAGGTGAAGAGGCTGAAGGCCTCAATAGAGATAATAATCAAAGAGATAACGATAGAAGGGGCAATGACCGAGACCGCAACCCACAACCCCAAGGGCTATTAATCAGTATGATCACAGGAGGGCCAACAACCGCTGGGACAATAAAGAACTCTCGAAAGGCCTATGCAAGAGAGGTGATGAGTATAGTCGGAGACATACCCAAGCGTTCTAAGATGAAGATGACACTCGAATTTGGCGACCCCGGCCTTGAGGGTTTGAAATTTCCTCAAGATGATCCCCTGGTTATCATACCGATAATTGTAAATTGTCCTGTCAAGAGGGTCCTAGTCGATAATGGAGCTTTCGTGGATAGTCTGTTCCACGATTCGTTTCTGAGGATGGGGTACAATGACTCCCAATTTGACACACCCATCTACAAGTTCAACGGAGTGGAATGCCAATTCGAAGGAGTGATACAACTTCCCATGACTATTGGGGAAGAGCCAAGTGAGGCCACGCAAATGTTAAACTTTCAGGTTGTGAAGGTAACCTCTACTTACGACGCTATCCATGGAAGAATAGGAATTCACTCGTTCAAGGCCGTGCCCTTAACCTACCACACGGTGCTTAAGTTCCTAACCAAAAACGGTGTCAGAGAGAAATTAGAAGATCATAAGATGGCCCAAAGTTACTATGTCGCGGCACTTAGGCCCGATGGAATCGGGGGGGGGGGGTAG